The proteins below come from a single Triticum aestivum cultivar Chinese Spring chromosome 5D, IWGSC CS RefSeq v2.1, whole genome shotgun sequence genomic window:
- the LOC123125678 gene encoding GDSL esterase/lipase At5g45910-like: MKPPLLSLAVVLISCLMYNTGASGVPEADHHAQRFHSIFSFGSSYSDTGNFVLLSAGFPFSPFNNSPYGETFFRRPTGRPSDGRLIIDFIAEALELPLVPPFMSKAGNFTQGANFAIVGGTALDVGFFLRHNSGSVPPFRSSLRAQIGWFRKVVKQSLSCNTTAQCRERLARSLFVVGELGLTDYSYILSGGKSLQEAKSFVPDVVQAIIRGVERLVEEGARYVVVSGTPPMGCTPMALTKYAVAANATEYDRRTGCLRRLNGLSQYHNWMLQESVRRARVKYPGTTLVYADYHKPVARLIRRPGKLGFTAEPLRACCGGGGRYNYNMDGSACGLPGATACSDPSTHLFWDGIHYTEAANKYIAHGWLTGLYAHPAILSLPQ; this comes from the exons ATGAAGCCGCCGCTGCTGTCGCTCGCCGTCGTCCTCATCTCGTGCCTCATGTATAACACGGGCGCCTCCGGCGTCCCCGAGGCCGACCACCACGCACAGCGGTTCCATTCCATCTTCAGCTTCGGCAGCTCGTACTCGGACACGGGCAACTTCGTCCTCCTGTCCGCCGGCTTCCCCTTCAGCCCCTTCAACAACTCTCCCTACGGGGAGACCTTCTTCCGTCGCCCCACCGGCCGGCCTTCCGACGGCCGCCTCATCATCGACTTCATCG CGGAGGCGCTGGAGCTCCCGCTGGTGCCGCCTTTCATGTCCAAGGCAGGGAACTTCACCCAAGGAGCCAACTTCGCCATCGTCGGCGGCACGGCGCTTGACGTCGGGTTCTTCCTGCGGCACAACTCTGGTAGCGTGCCGCCGTTCCGGAGCTCCCTGCGCGCGCAGATAGGGTGGTTCCGGAAGGTCGTGAAGCAGTCGCTCAGCTGCAACACCACCGCACAATGCAGGGAGCGCCTCGCGAGGTCTCTGTTCGTGGTAGGCGAGTTGGGCCTCACCGACTACAGCTACATCCTCTCCGGCGGGAAGAGCCTGCAGGAGGCCAAGTCCTTTGTGCCGGACGTTGTGCAGGCCATCATCAGAGGCGTCGAG AGGCTCGTGGAGGAAGGAGCGAGGTACGTGGTAGTATCagggacgccgccgatggggtgcACGCCGATGGCGCTGACAAAATACGCCGTGGCGGCGAACGCGACGGAGTACGACCGCCGGACGGGGTGCCTGCGGCGGCTCAACGGCCTCTCGCAGTACCATAACTGGATGCTGCAGGAGAGCGTGAGGCGCGCGCGTGTGAAGTACCCGGGGACGACGCTGGTGTATGCCGACTACCACAAGCCCGTGGCGCGGCTCATCCGGCGCCCGGGAAAGCTCG GGTTCACAGCGGAGCCCCTGCGAGCGTGCTGCGGCGGGGGCGGCCGGTACAACTACAACATGGACGGATCGGCGTGCGGCTTGCCCGGCGCGACCGCCTGCAGCGACCCATCTACCCACCTCTTCTGGGACGGCATCCACTACACCGAGGCCGCCAACAAATACATCGCCCACGGCTGGCTCACCGGACTCTACGCCCATCCCGCCATACTCAGCTTGCCGCAATAG
- the LOC123125679 gene encoding uncharacterized protein, with the protein MAKLMCLCFIILAIAVAVSADECKGDRQDMIKECGQYTKWPAEPKLDPSKACCAVWQKANIPCLCAGLTKEKEKIWCMEKVGYVANFCKKPFPHGYKCGSYTFPPLA; encoded by the exons ATGGCAAAACTCATGTGCTTATGTTTCATCATCCTCGCCATTGCAGTGGCCGTGTCGGCCGATGAATGCAAGGGTGACCGACAGGACATGATCAAGGAGTGCGGCCAGTATACGAAATGGCCAGCAGAGCCAAAGCTAGACCCATCGAAGGCGTGTTGTGCTGTGTGGCAGAAGGCGAACATCCCATGCCTTTGTGCCGGTCTCACCAAGGAGAAAGAAAAGATATGGTGTATGGAGAAGGTCGGCTATGTTGCCAATTTCTGCAAGAAGCCATTCCCACATGGCTACAAGTGTGGAA GTTACACTTTCCCTCCTCTGGCGTAG